A segment of the Butyrivibrio fibrisolvens genome:
TGTTTTATATGCAGGAAGCGGCATAAGAACATCAGGAGCTTATGAGATATTTAAAGGGCTTGTTCCAAAGCTTGGAATCCCGGTTGTGACCGGATGGAATTCCATTGATCTAATAGAAGATAGTAATCCGTTATATGTAGGCCGAGGCGGAATCATGGGTGACCGTGCCGGCAACTTTGCTGTTCAAAATGCTGATCTGGTGCTGGCTGTTGGCAACAGACTTTCTATAAGACAGGTTGGGTATAACTATAAAGCCTGGGCTCCTAATGCTTATGTTATAGATGTTGACGTTGACCGTTTTGAGCTTTTGAAACCTACGATCCATGTAGATATGCCTATATGGGCGGATGCAGCGGATTTTCTTTATAAAATAGATAAGGCGATTTCTGATTCAGATTCAAAATCAGATTCTAATTCAGATTCTGATAAGAAGAGGGTTCTTCTTCATATAGATAAGCCTTTATATAAGTCTTGCAGTGTTAAGCTCAAAGGATCTTCAGAAGATATTGAAGAAAGTGCAGGAGAGATAAGAAAAAGCACAAGGCCTTCTGACTGGAACAGCCTTTGCGGTTTCTGGAAAAAAGCCTATCCGGTCATTACAGATGATAAGCTCACTGATACAAGAAAGACTAATGCATATGCCTTTTTTGGAAAGCTTTCAGAAAAGCTTACTGAAGGAAGCACTATAGTTGTTGGTAACGGCTCAGCCTGCGTTGTAGGAAGTCATTCTTTTTATATCAAAAAAGATCAGCGCTTTATCATAAACTCTGCAATAGCATCTATGGGATATTGCCTTCCTGCTGCAATTGGAGCAAGCATTGCACTGGGCGGGAAAGAAGTTGGTCTTGTGACGGGTGATGGAAGTATTCAGATGAATCTTCAGGAACTTCAGACTATAGTTACGAATAAACTTCCTATACATATTTTTGTTATAAATAACGATGGTTATCATTCTATAAGGCAGACACAGACTAA
Coding sequences within it:
- a CDS encoding thiamine pyrophosphate-binding protein; this translates as MALIKLSDYVAKFLVQHGINQVFMVVGGGAMHLDDSLGKYDELKLTFNHHEQACSMAAESYARIHEGPACVCVTTGPGGINAMTGVAGAYLDSIPMFVISGQVRYDTFSRSTGLPLRALGDQEFDITLSAKNMTKYAEMVSRASDIRRIMEKAYHLAVTGRPGPVWVDIPVDIQAKMIDPDKLEAYDPRVDDKDIPRDVSDDTISSVLSKIQSSKRPVLYAGSGIRTSGAYEIFKGLVPKLGIPVVTGWNSIDLIEDSNPLYVGRGGIMGDRAGNFAVQNADLVLAVGNRLSIRQVGYNYKAWAPNAYVIDVDVDRFELLKPTIHVDMPIWADAADFLYKIDKAISDSDSKSDSNSDSDKKRVLLHIDKPLYKSCSVKLKGSSEDIEESAGEIRKSTRPSDWNSLCGFWKKAYPVITDDKLTDTRKTNAYAFFGKLSEKLTEGSTIVVGNGSACVVGSHSFYIKKDQRFIINSAIASMGYCLPAAIGASIALGGKEVGLVTGDGSIQMNLQELQTIVTNKLPIHIFVINNDGYHSIRQTQTNLFDKHFVGIGPESGGLSFPDLSKLAAAYGYPYYSCHSNEELEESITKTLGEDSFSICEVFCSSEQFFEPKSATKKLPDGSLVSPSLDDLAPFLSREEKLANTVVFD